The candidate division WOR-3 bacterium genome includes the window TCACCAGCGGATAGTTCGTCTCCATGCCCGCTTTCGACCGGCAAAGGTTTTTTTAAGCCTTGTTCCATAGCAATATAATCCCAGGCTGGATGCCATTGAATAAAACACGAACTGTCTAGTTCGTAAAACCTCTCGAAAGACCACTTTTCAAGAGAATCGAGGTCTAAATTAAACTTCTTATAATTCAATTCATAGTAATCTTCTGATTCCGGCCTGATTTCAGAGACGGCACATTTCACAGCTTCGGCTATCAACCTCGCATTTTTCAAAGATAACCACAAGTGTGGGTTGTCTTTTGTCAGACCTCCGTTGGCGTATAAAAAAGAATCCAAAAAAATAATTTTAGTATTTTCCCCCGCGTATTCAACCATCCAGCCGTCGAATTCTTCTGAAACGCAAAACAGAATGTCTGCCTCAAATATCTTTATGGCGTCCGACGGTTTTGGTTCGAAAACATGAGGATTGGAACCCGGTTTGACAAGAAATTCCGCTTGGCCTGAATCTCCCAATATCGTCTGTGATATTTGAGAAATCGGAAAAATCGAAGACACGAGGATAAAATCGCTTTCAATGCTGTTTTCCCCGGTTCGGCAACCTACAAACAAAACGCTAACGAGAAAAATTGCGCTTAATTTTCGAAAGATTTCGTGTTTTGCATTCATCACAAACTCCTTTTAAAACCAGCAGAACATACTCCGTGGAAAAATGCGCGTCTTTCTTAACCTTCTTTATTAAACCTTGGAGAGACGGTTTTTCATATTTCCGCATTTTATTGCATATTTCGCAGGATATATAACACATATTTTTTTGCTCGATGAAATAATACCTTTTTGCTCTGTCTTCACTCGGATATACTCCTATCGTGCCTTTTTTTTCAAGTTTTTTGAGGTTTCTGTATATCGTTGCGAGATCTGGTTTTTTATGACATTTACATCTTATTTCAGAAGCCATTAGAGGTATTTTTGATCTCCTCAGTATTTTTTCAATTGATAAAATATTATCCATGCGATCTAATTCTCTCCGGTTTATTAGAACCAATACAAGTTATATACGCCATAGTAAATGCAAATTATTTGCATGTATTTTAAACTAAACGTTGTTTTTTGTCAACATGTTAAGTAAAATCATGAAAAATGAACAGGAGGAAGAATGTTTCGATACCCTGAAAAATTTTATTCAGATGTACGCTTGGAAGAAGTCTCGGAGACAAAAATATTAATCAAAAACGGAACCACCGAAGACTTTAAAAAGCGCTCGTACAAAGCTGCTTTTATCCGATTATACAACGGAGCCAATTGGTTTTACAGCTCCACCGACGACGTGAACTTGGTGCAGAACGAGCTTGCTTCACTCGCTCAAATAGCACATGGAATATCGGAAAGGCCTGACACAGCAAAAATTGAAAAATACAACTGCAAATCGGAAAAAAATATTGGAGAATTTTTTCTTTTCAAAGAAAAAGACGTCTCGCAGGTAGAACCACGTCACAAGGAGAACCTGCTGAAAACTTACTGCGACATAATCTCAGGAAACAGCTACGTCAAAAATTCAAGCGGTCTTTATCAAGACAAAAGGACAACAAAAACCTTTCTTTCAAGCTCCGGAAGCGAAATAGTCTTCGACCTTCAGAACTGCGGAGTAAAACTTGCATTTACTTTGACCAAAGACGACAGAATACTGACCGAGACTTTTACAAAAAACGCACCTTTTTGGGAATCCATATCCGCCACGGATTTTGAACTCCAAAATTTTCTCATAAAGTGCGAAAACTACGTCGAAAATGTCAAGCCTGTCAAATCAGGAACTTATAAGATAATTTTATCCCCATTTGCCGCTGGAATTTTTGCACACGAAAGTTTCGGCCATAAGAGCGAGTCTGATTTCATGCTCGGAGACAAGGAAATGGCAAAAGAATGGCAGATGGGGAAAAAAGTAGGCTCGGATATACTGTCCATCGTAGATGACGGAAACATACATGAAGCGGGTTTTACGCCTTTTGACGATGAAGGAACAAAGGCCAAAAAAACTTTTTTGATAAGAGACGGCGTATTGTCGGGGCGGTTACACAACGTCGAGACCGCTTTGGAGTTGGACGAGAATCCGACCGGAAACGCTCGATCGATTTCATATATGTTCGAACCGATTGTCAGGATGACCAACACGTTTATTTTGCCCGGAAAAACGCCAAAATCAGATCTTTTTAAAAAC containing:
- a CDS encoding metal ABC transporter substrate-binding protein, with the protein product MNAKHEIFRKLSAIFLVSVLFVGCRTGENSIESDFILVSSIFPISQISQTILGDSGQAEFLVKPGSNPHVFEPKPSDAIKIFEADILFCVSEEFDGWMVEYAGENTKIIFLDSFLYANGGLTKDNPHLWLSLKNARLIAEAVKCAVSEIRPESEDYYELNYKKFNLDLDSLEKWSFERFYELDSSCFIQWHPAWDYIAMEQGLKKPLPVESGHGDELSAGEIKRIIDFANENDVRVIVVDANTDRTKAENLARNAGAVLVVLDPLGNPEDPERSTYLSNMKKNIFDLTQELRR
- a CDS encoding transcriptional repressor, with amino-acid sequence MDNILSIEKILRRSKIPLMASEIRCKCHKKPDLATIYRNLKKLEKKGTIGVYPSEDRAKRYYFIEQKNMCYISCEICNKMRKYEKPSLQGLIKKVKKDAHFSTEYVLLVLKGVCDECKTRNLSKIKRNFSR
- a CDS encoding TldD/PmbA family protein; translated protein: MFRYPEKFYSDVRLEEVSETKILIKNGTTEDFKKRSYKAAFIRLYNGANWFYSSTDDVNLVQNELASLAQIAHGISERPDTAKIEKYNCKSEKNIGEFFLFKEKDVSQVEPRHKENLLKTYCDIISGNSYVKNSSGLYQDKRTTKTFLSSSGSEIVFDLQNCGVKLAFTLTKDDRILTETFTKNAPFWESISATDFELQNFLIKCENYVENVKPVKSGTYKIILSPFAAGIFAHESFGHKSESDFMLGDKEMAKEWQMGKKVGSDILSIVDDGNIHEAGFTPFDDEGTKAKKTFLIRDGVLSGRLHNVETALELDENPTGNARSISYMFEPIVRMTNTFILPGKTPKSDLFKNSGEAILIDTVKHGSGLSTFTLAPNRSYLVKNGEITEPVNISVITGNVFETLSLVEDLSEEFSIYSPTGGGCGKGDQYPLEVSFGGPYTTISKMNVQ